The following proteins are co-located in the Roseofilum reptotaenium CS-1145 genome:
- a CDS encoding DUF4351 domain-containing protein translates to GEVSEIEWALNLASQANMTPEEFEIVDRRGMMLQDERGRITYAEEKGGKRLIMRLLKKRFGEIPDEISRQIESLSIENLEDLGEEILDFKGLEDLVNWLKGF, encoded by the coding sequence GGAGAAGTGTCGGAGATAGAATGGGCGTTAAATCTAGCCAGTCAAGCGAATATGACCCCCGAAGAATTTGAAATAGTAGATCGGCGGGGGATGATGCTGCAAGATGAAAGAGGAAGAATCACTTATGCCGAAGAAAAAGGAGGAAAACGATTAATTATGCGTTTACTTAAAAAACGTTTTGGAGAAATTCCAGACGAGATCAGCCGCCAAATTGAAAGCTTATCGATTGAAAACTTAGAAGATCTAGGAGAAGAAATTTTAGACTTCAAGGGTCTCGAAGATTTAGTGAACTGGCTAAAAGGTTTCTAA